In Propionicimonas paludicola, a single window of DNA contains:
- a CDS encoding ice-binding family protein, with protein MHGSTASPACHSGPDALIAGLSCIDTALVPGSSTFVVTAVYRSWTAAGRPSRELLVSGDVTPQPVASPDLGASRDYSVLAGTDVVNTGQSSISGDLGVSPGASADGLLADSVAGEIHLNDASSLAAMTAARSAARDLDGRSTGSHLPAQLGGVTLTPGSYHSDDGLQLTGTLTLDAVGDASAVFVLSSDSTLQTAAASNVHLVNGAQASNVFWRVAGTVQTGSDSDLTGTILANGAITLGQRTTLSGRALSLSSVSLSAANLIGVAPRSPAATDTEAPSAWPSGPGSSASEEPSPTPSDTTDPSTPTVGLLPTAEPTTAEPTPGPTPVITLASVVMAIATRSW; from the coding sequence ATGCACGGGAGCACCGCCAGCCCCGCCTGCCACAGTGGGCCCGACGCGCTGATCGCCGGCCTGAGCTGCATCGACACCGCACTGGTTCCGGGCTCCTCCACCTTCGTCGTGACCGCGGTGTACCGCTCCTGGACCGCGGCAGGCAGGCCCAGCCGCGAACTGCTGGTCTCCGGCGACGTCACCCCGCAGCCGGTCGCCAGCCCAGATCTTGGGGCCTCCCGCGACTACTCGGTCCTGGCCGGAACCGACGTCGTCAACACCGGCCAGTCCAGCATCAGCGGCGACCTCGGGGTGAGCCCGGGCGCCTCCGCAGATGGCCTCCTGGCGGATTCCGTGGCTGGAGAAATCCACCTCAACGACGCAAGCTCGCTGGCAGCGATGACCGCAGCACGCAGTGCTGCCCGGGATCTCGACGGGCGCAGCACGGGCAGCCACCTTCCGGCCCAGCTGGGTGGAGTCACCCTGACTCCCGGCAGCTACCACAGCGACGACGGGCTTCAGCTGACCGGAACCTTGACGCTGGACGCCGTCGGCGACGCGTCCGCGGTCTTCGTCCTCAGCTCTGACTCGACGCTCCAGACCGCAGCCGCAAGCAATGTGCACCTCGTCAACGGCGCCCAGGCGTCGAATGTCTTCTGGCGGGTGGCCGGCACTGTGCAGACCGGTTCAGACTCCGACCTGACGGGCACCATCCTGGCCAATGGTGCGATCACCCTGGGCCAGCGGACGACCCTGAGCGGCCGGGCACTGTCGCTGAGCTCAGTAAGCCTCTCTGCCGCCAACCTGATCGGCGTGGCTCCGCGCAGCCCGGCTGCCACCGACACCGAAGCGCCGTCCGCGTGGCCGAGCGGACCCGGTTCGTCCGCCTCCGAGGAGCCGAGCCCGACTCCGTCGGACACCACAGACCCATCCACCCCCACCGTTGGCCTCCTGCCGACGGCAGAGCCAACCACAGCCGAGCCGACCCCAGGCCCCACGCCGGTCATCACGCTCGCAAGTGTCGTCATGGCGATTGCGACACGCTCGTGGTGA
- a CDS encoding GPGG-motif small membrane protein → MATLLWILAAVLVVSGVFAIVRKQLLWGIVLIIVGLAVGPGGVSLFT, encoded by the coding sequence ATGGCAACACTGTTGTGGATCCTGGCGGCCGTGCTGGTCGTGTCAGGGGTTTTCGCGATCGTCCGCAAGCAACTGCTGTGGGGCATCGTCTTGATCATCGTCGGCCTCGCAGTCGGCCCGGGCGGGGTGAGCCTCTTCACCTGA
- a CDS encoding excalibur calcium-binding domain-containing protein — protein sequence MDVRRIIVAIAASTSLLAGSLAFSVPSAQAQSTTAPAIVFPTAAKYKFANCTALHKVYPHGVGKSNARDKVRGKTKPVTTFKRSTSLYNKIVRYRSDLDRDKDGVACEKK from the coding sequence ATGGACGTCCGAAGGATCATCGTCGCCATCGCGGCCTCGACCAGTCTCCTGGCCGGGTCGCTCGCCTTCTCCGTACCTTCGGCGCAAGCACAGTCGACAACCGCGCCTGCGATCGTCTTTCCCACTGCGGCGAAGTACAAGTTCGCCAACTGCACGGCCCTGCACAAGGTCTACCCGCACGGCGTCGGCAAGTCGAATGCCCGCGACAAGGTGCGTGGCAAGACCAAGCCGGTGACCACCTTCAAGCGCTCAACGAGCCTGTACAACAAGATCGTCCGCTATCGCAGCGACCTCGACCGGGACAAGGACGGGGTCGCCTGCGAGAAGAAGTGA
- a CDS encoding DUF7455 domain-containing protein — translation MGTYDENLRGAAPPVANFAAGESASRRDTCDLCVAPSVAVVVIGEEPSALSLQFCGHHLTQHLAKLTDGGHQVLFHK, via the coding sequence ATGGGCACCTACGATGAAAACCTGCGGGGAGCAGCGCCTCCGGTCGCCAACTTCGCGGCCGGCGAGTCCGCCTCGCGGAGGGACACCTGCGACCTGTGCGTCGCCCCGTCGGTCGCCGTTGTCGTGATCGGCGAGGAGCCATCTGCGTTGTCGCTGCAGTTCTGCGGGCACCATCTCACGCAGCATCTGGCCAAGCTCACCGATGGCGGACACCAAGTGCTGTTTCACAAGTAG
- a CDS encoding RNA polymerase sigma factor: MPSPSERFTSLFDRTHAALLAYAVRRVTEPADAADVVAETFLIAWRRLDQVPPGDSERPWLFGVARKVLGNTNRSTRRRYAMADRLRAELSTQTVPEPAVPSELGRALAALSADDRELLLLLAWDGLSQEQAAVALGISASTLRVRLHRARGRLRSQLSEPVESHVLTEGVSHA, translated from the coding sequence ATGCCCAGCCCGTCCGAGAGGTTCACCAGCCTCTTCGATCGCACCCACGCCGCGCTGCTTGCTTACGCCGTTCGGCGCGTGACCGAGCCCGCCGATGCAGCGGACGTGGTCGCGGAGACCTTCCTGATCGCCTGGCGACGCCTCGATCAGGTGCCGCCCGGCGACAGCGAGCGTCCCTGGCTGTTCGGGGTGGCCCGCAAGGTGCTCGGCAACACCAACCGCAGCACTCGGCGTCGCTATGCGATGGCCGATCGGCTGCGCGCGGAGCTCTCCACTCAGACCGTGCCGGAACCGGCCGTGCCCTCCGAACTCGGCCGTGCACTGGCCGCGCTGAGCGCCGACGACCGGGAGCTGTTGCTCCTGCTGGCCTGGGACGGGCTGAGCCAAGAGCAGGCCGCAGTTGCACTCGGGATCAGCGCCAGCACGCTGCGAGTACGGCTGCATCGCGCACGCGGACGCCTTCGAAGCCAGCTGTCCGAACCCGTCGAATCGCACGTCCTCACTGAAGGGGTAAGCCATGCCTGA
- a CDS encoding AAA family ATPase, whose translation MLVVISGTHASGKTTLIADFVARHPEFEMLPDPFEMLDEAEIDLSNDIFFDQLQVASARLQGLAHSRSWIAERGPLDFLAYLDALVTLRRPTRSPDLFARGLELAAEGMAHVDLLVLLPLTEADVIEVPDDEDPELREATNDSLLELADDPDLLGNAAVIEITGSASSRLAQLESAIEGLA comes from the coding sequence ATGCTTGTGGTGATCTCGGGTACCCATGCCAGCGGCAAGACCACGCTGATCGCGGACTTCGTGGCGCGGCATCCGGAGTTCGAGATGCTCCCCGACCCGTTCGAGATGCTCGACGAGGCCGAGATCGACCTCAGCAACGACATCTTCTTCGACCAGCTGCAGGTGGCCTCCGCACGGCTGCAAGGGCTGGCGCACAGCCGATCCTGGATCGCTGAGCGGGGGCCGCTGGACTTCCTGGCCTACCTGGACGCTCTGGTCACGCTGCGCCGCCCGACTCGCTCCCCCGATCTGTTCGCCCGCGGGCTGGAGCTCGCTGCCGAGGGCATGGCCCACGTCGACCTGCTCGTCCTTCTGCCGCTGACCGAGGCGGATGTCATTGAGGTGCCCGACGATGAGGACCCCGAACTGCGGGAGGCCACGAACGACTCCCTGCTCGAGCTTGCCGACGACCCTGACTTGCTCGGCAATGCAGCAGTGATTGAGATCACCGGCTCGGCGTCGAGCCGCCTCGCGCAGCTCGAGAGCGCCATCGAAGGCCTGGCCTGA
- a CDS encoding ABC transporter ATP-binding protein yields MRLSAHDLWFGYDDRPILDGVEFSASTGEAVAIVGPSGVGKTTLLSLLGGMQRPRTGRVEVDGDSAVGRQVSWVLQTVNVLANRSVLDNVALGPLVDGRSRREALAIAKRRLREVGLDALADAPARKVSGGELQRVVIARALASNRPFLLADEPTGQLDRVTTDQIVECLLLARAERGLIVVTHDPAVAARCDRRYELVDGLLREPEVAS; encoded by the coding sequence ATGCGGCTGAGCGCCCACGATCTGTGGTTCGGCTACGACGACCGTCCAATCCTGGACGGTGTGGAGTTCAGCGCCTCCACCGGCGAGGCAGTCGCCATCGTCGGACCGAGTGGGGTGGGCAAGACCACGCTGTTGTCTCTGCTGGGCGGCATGCAGCGTCCCCGGACCGGACGGGTCGAGGTGGACGGAGATTCGGCGGTGGGCCGCCAGGTGTCCTGGGTGCTGCAGACCGTCAACGTCCTGGCCAACCGCAGCGTGCTCGACAACGTCGCGCTGGGACCGCTGGTCGATGGCCGATCGCGCCGTGAGGCCCTGGCGATCGCGAAACGCAGGCTCCGCGAGGTAGGCCTGGACGCCCTGGCGGACGCACCGGCTCGCAAGGTCTCTGGTGGCGAGCTGCAGCGGGTGGTGATCGCCCGGGCACTAGCCAGCAACCGTCCGTTCCTGTTGGCGGACGAACCCACCGGCCAGCTCGACCGAGTGACCACCGACCAGATCGTGGAGTGCCTGCTGCTGGCCAGGGCCGAGCGCGGTCTGATTGTCGTGACCCACGACCCGGCCGTGGCTGCTCGCTGCGACCGCCGCTACGAACTGGTCGACGGCCTACTCCGAGAGCCGGAGGTGGCCTCGTGA
- a CDS encoding peptidoglycan-binding domain-containing protein, with protein MTASRADAASHEDAASHEDAAVSAPPRRRPRGAGQLIVAAIAGLLVGGMIAVAVLADRVTPVPIAAADPVPVVLPVTDNTVNQATTVPLKAIFDAPGQVVSRGSGVLTQLLVAPGSAVSDGKTVARVDGRPIVAMVGPTAPYRSIGRGDRGPDVRQLQEWLAARGFSKAAPDGRFGSATQRAIKAWERSLGVKPTGTFDLGLVAWVGPQKAVVAELQSSAGRNVAAGDVLFTTQPALRAITVAEPAGGIAQDGAQVVDVGGVQVPYTLGSGRITDPKDVTKLKAALGAATEGIGRVVSTTPQRVKIVPASAIVTSADGRTCVFASVDAAPTAVIPLGGGLGGVTVPADLPLTNVLANPAEVRPELTCG; from the coding sequence ATGACCGCCTCTCGCGCGGACGCCGCTTCCCACGAGGACGCCGCTTCCCACGAGGACGCCGCTGTCAGCGCACCGCCCAGGCGGCGGCCCCGCGGAGCCGGCCAGCTGATAGTGGCGGCGATCGCCGGTCTCCTGGTGGGCGGAATGATCGCTGTCGCTGTGCTCGCCGACCGGGTCACTCCGGTCCCGATCGCCGCAGCCGACCCGGTTCCCGTGGTGCTGCCGGTGACAGACAACACCGTGAACCAGGCCACAACTGTGCCGCTGAAGGCGATCTTCGATGCGCCTGGCCAGGTGGTGTCGCGCGGGTCCGGCGTCCTGACCCAGCTGTTGGTGGCCCCGGGCTCCGCGGTGTCCGACGGGAAGACGGTGGCCAGGGTTGATGGGCGTCCGATCGTGGCCATGGTCGGGCCGACGGCGCCGTACCGCAGCATCGGGCGTGGCGACCGCGGCCCGGACGTCCGCCAGCTGCAGGAGTGGTTGGCTGCCCGCGGGTTCTCCAAGGCCGCTCCCGACGGCCGCTTCGGCTCGGCGACGCAGCGCGCCATCAAGGCGTGGGAGCGGAGCCTCGGGGTGAAGCCGACCGGCACCTTCGATCTGGGCCTGGTGGCGTGGGTGGGGCCACAGAAGGCTGTGGTGGCCGAGCTGCAAAGCAGCGCTGGTCGAAACGTGGCGGCCGGGGATGTGCTGTTCACCACTCAGCCCGCGCTTCGGGCGATCACCGTGGCCGAGCCTGCGGGAGGGATCGCGCAGGACGGCGCACAGGTCGTGGACGTGGGCGGCGTCCAAGTGCCCTACACGCTGGGCAGCGGCAGGATCACCGACCCCAAGGACGTCACCAAGCTCAAGGCAGCGCTCGGCGCGGCCACCGAGGGCATCGGACGTGTGGTGTCGACTACCCCGCAGCGGGTGAAGATCGTCCCGGCTTCCGCGATCGTCACCAGCGCCGATGGACGCACCTGCGTGTTCGCTTCAGTGGACGCCGCGCCAACCGCGGTGATCCCGCTCGGTGGCGGCCTGGGTGGAGTGACAGTGCCGGCCGATCTTCCGCTGACGAACGTGCTGGCTAACCCGGCCGAAGTCCGTCCCGAGCTGACATGCGGCTGA
- a CDS encoding FRG domain-containing protein yields the protein MRPGTVLRDDATPLYRPYENVIETWDQLHREIDQFGDIFHSEQFVWRGQSNAVWGLWSSLYRELARQLGKVPTEEDLVESERQLLTLARTEWRLDGVPALSLFGQMQHVGVPTRLIDATTNPLIAAWFAVSDRPGADGRLFAFTAKSTLQLNSRWNGNTPRWHRRLDDPTLADWGLGGGSWIWQPPALHARIPAQSAVFLLDGVPTEAGHRFPRLQPGSSSTYTAAQTREFASIPIRFWQIRLRGEAPSKGTVFTYRITAAAKHSIRHQLEKRFGYSFATIYPDIEGLAQYVRNTPESLIRGAIDTRR from the coding sequence ATGCGCCCTGGCACCGTGCTCCGCGACGACGCAACGCCGCTGTATCGGCCCTATGAAAACGTGATCGAGACCTGGGATCAGCTACACCGAGAGATCGACCAGTTCGGCGACATCTTCCACAGCGAGCAGTTCGTCTGGCGCGGCCAGTCCAACGCCGTGTGGGGCCTGTGGAGCTCGCTGTATCGAGAGCTCGCCAGACAACTCGGTAAAGTCCCAACGGAGGAAGACCTTGTCGAGTCAGAAAGGCAACTCCTTACCCTTGCGCGCACGGAGTGGCGGCTGGACGGCGTTCCAGCGCTTTCCCTTTTCGGGCAGATGCAACATGTGGGGGTACCGACCCGGCTGATTGACGCCACTACTAACCCCCTAATTGCCGCGTGGTTCGCAGTCTCCGACCGGCCAGGCGCCGATGGAAGGCTGTTCGCGTTCACAGCCAAGAGCACTCTCCAACTCAACTCGAGGTGGAATGGCAACACTCCGCGTTGGCATCGACGACTAGACGATCCAACTCTGGCGGACTGGGGGCTTGGAGGGGGTAGCTGGATCTGGCAACCCCCCGCGCTCCACGCACGCATTCCTGCTCAAAGCGCAGTGTTCCTCCTTGATGGGGTCCCGACAGAGGCTGGCCATCGCTTCCCGCGTCTCCAGCCCGGCTCGAGCTCGACGTACACCGCAGCACAGACCCGTGAGTTCGCGTCCATACCGATCAGGTTCTGGCAAATCCGCTTGCGAGGCGAGGCGCCAAGCAAGGGCACGGTATTCACCTATCGCATCACTGCAGCGGCCAAGCATTCGATCCGGCACCAGCTTGAGAAGCGCTTCGGGTACTCCTTCGCGACGATCTACCCCGACATCGAGGGTCTCGCCCAGTATGTGCGCAACACACCAGAGAGTCTCATCCGCGGCGCGATCGACACCCGTCGATAG
- a CDS encoding Eco57I restriction-modification methylase domain-containing protein gives MSAITPQEAPQNYGEVFTRRWVVDALLDLTHYTADRDLGGLTAVEPSAGLGAFLFPMVERLIASASAHGRDLRSLSSAIRAWELQPTNVQTLRSRVRRLLIDAGASNLDAHHLAHQWIIEGDFLLPPGDDLLTCDAEPTVADVVVGNPPYIRFDDLPGAMAAAYRQRWSTMAGRGDIYVGFFERGLLMLKPGGKLGFICADRWMRNAYGAKLRAMISERFAVETLWQMHDVAAFEAEVSAYPAITILANRAQGRVTLLDATSDFGAESAHQAIAFIASGADEVSRADFRAARLDDWFEGSDLWPAGGPKLIRILEDLNERFPTLEQTGRDTRISIGVATGADKAYVVSPGSVDVEPDRLTPLVMAEDVRSGRLTTPRKVLINPWDDEGQLVDIKRYPRMAKALAGHSSVTDRFVAKRNPAGWYRTIDKVYPGLAQQPKLLLQDMKAQITPVLEPGGFYPHHNLYYIVSTGWDLEVLGGLLLSRVAEAFVDAYGVKMRGGTLRFQAQYLRKIRVPAPECIPVEIEDALRNAFRAYDRDKATRAAEVAYGLPEGTF, from the coding sequence ATGAGCGCCATAACGCCGCAAGAGGCACCACAGAACTACGGCGAGGTCTTCACTCGTCGGTGGGTGGTTGATGCGCTACTAGACCTAACGCACTACACCGCCGACCGTGACCTCGGTGGGTTGACGGCTGTTGAGCCTTCCGCCGGGTTGGGTGCGTTCCTCTTCCCCATGGTGGAGCGACTGATCGCGAGTGCTTCGGCCCACGGCCGCGATCTTAGGTCCTTGAGTTCCGCGATCCGAGCCTGGGAGCTTCAGCCCACGAACGTCCAGACGCTGCGCTCCCGTGTGCGCCGACTCCTCATCGACGCCGGTGCTTCAAACCTTGACGCGCACCACCTTGCCCATCAGTGGATCATCGAGGGAGACTTCCTCCTGCCACCGGGGGATGACTTGCTGACATGCGACGCGGAGCCGACGGTGGCCGATGTCGTCGTGGGCAACCCCCCATACATCCGGTTCGACGACCTTCCTGGTGCAATGGCCGCGGCTTACCGGCAGCGCTGGTCGACGATGGCTGGCCGTGGCGACATCTACGTCGGGTTCTTCGAACGTGGCCTGCTGATGCTCAAGCCAGGAGGCAAGCTCGGCTTCATCTGCGCAGACCGCTGGATGCGCAACGCCTATGGCGCCAAGCTTCGCGCCATGATCTCGGAGCGGTTCGCAGTGGAGACCCTGTGGCAGATGCACGATGTGGCTGCCTTTGAAGCCGAGGTGAGCGCGTACCCGGCGATCACAATCCTGGCCAACCGGGCACAGGGGCGAGTGACGCTCCTCGATGCGACGTCCGACTTTGGGGCCGAATCGGCGCACCAAGCGATTGCCTTCATCGCGTCGGGCGCAGACGAGGTCTCTCGCGCGGACTTCCGGGCCGCGCGACTCGATGACTGGTTTGAAGGCTCTGACCTGTGGCCGGCCGGTGGCCCGAAGTTGATTCGAATCCTTGAAGACCTGAACGAGCGTTTCCCCACGCTCGAACAGACTGGTCGGGACACTCGGATCAGCATTGGAGTTGCGACCGGCGCCGACAAGGCATACGTGGTCAGTCCGGGTTCGGTAGACGTCGAACCTGATCGCCTGACGCCCCTCGTCATGGCTGAGGACGTGCGCTCGGGCCGGCTGACCACGCCAAGGAAGGTTCTCATCAATCCGTGGGACGACGAAGGTCAGTTGGTCGACATCAAGCGGTACCCGCGTATGGCGAAGGCGCTCGCGGGCCACTCGAGCGTCACCGACCGATTCGTTGCGAAGAGGAACCCAGCGGGTTGGTACCGAACGATTGACAAGGTCTACCCAGGCTTGGCACAGCAGCCGAAGCTGCTGCTACAGGACATGAAGGCCCAGATCACTCCCGTCCTCGAACCGGGTGGCTTCTACCCGCACCACAACCTCTACTACATCGTCTCGACGGGCTGGGATCTGGAGGTACTCGGAGGTCTGCTGCTCTCGCGGGTTGCCGAGGCATTTGTCGACGCGTACGGCGTCAAGATGCGTGGTGGGACATTGCGCTTCCAGGCGCAGTACCTACGCAAGATCCGCGTTCCGGCACCGGAGTGCATCCCCGTCGAGATAGAGGATGCCCTACGGAACGCGTTCCGCGCCTACGACCGTGACAAAGCAACACGGGCAGCGGAGGTCGCCTACGGACTGCCCGAAGGAACCTTCTAG